TCGTTACCCAACATAAGAAAGTCTTATTGGGAAAAAGGAAGGGGGCACATGGGTCCGGGTGCTGGGCCTTTCCCGGCGGGCATTTGGAATTTAACGAATCCATTGAAGGTTGCGCTGCCCGGGAAGTTCATGAAGAAACCGGACTTTTGATAAAAAATTGCCGTTACGTCACCTGTACCAATGATATATTTAAGGACAATGACAAGCACTATGTGACATTGTTTGTCGTCTGCGAATATGAATCCGGAGAACCGGAAATTAAAGAGCCTGATAAATGTGAGGAATGGAAATGGTTTTCCTGGAATCAATTTCCCTCCCCTTTGTTTTTGTCGCTGAGAAATTTGCTTGATCAAGATTTTAATCCCTTTACTATGAAAAAATAGATCGTGATTGAACGAGACGTCACCCAGCTGGGGCATTTCATTGGGTAAACTTTTCGTCCAATCACGATCTTTTGTTCAGGCAGATATGTAGAAAAACATGCGATTTAAAATATCTCTTAGGTTTCATGAACTTTAAGCAGGATCATCAGGAATAATCAAGAACCTTTCGAATGGTTTTTGCCATTTCTTGTATTGTTACAGGTTTCATAACTACTGCGGCGATGTCAACACTGTCTGCAGCATTGGTATTTAGCCGATTGGTGTGTCCTGTACAAATAATAACCGGAATGTTCGGGTGGATTTTTTTATTTCGGCACAGAGTTCAAGGCCGTTTAAGTGGGGCATGGTCATATCCGTGATGAGTAAATCGAATTGGGACGGTGACTCTTTGAATGTGGCCAGGGCTTTTTGGGGATCTTGGGCAGCTTTGACAGTGTAACCCAAGTTCATCAGCATGGTCCCCATCATGTCGGTCAGCCCTTTTTCATCATCCACCAGAAGAATGCGTTCTGTACCTTTGGGGATGGGACTGGTCTCCGCAGGCAGTTCATCTGCCGGGGGCATGGAACTTGCCGGCAACAAAACAGTAAACACCGAGCCGTACCCCATCTTACTTTTAACGGATATGGCCCCGCCATGGTTGTGAACTATACCATGGACA
This window of the uncultured Desulfobacter sp. genome carries:
- a CDS encoding NUDIX hydrolase is translated as MNRPLVGVAAIVTQHKKVLLGKRKGAHGSGCWAFPGGHLEFNESIEGCAAREVHEETGLLIKNCRYVTCTNDIFKDNDKHYVTLFVVCEYESGEPEIKEPDKCEEWKWFSWNQFPSPLFLSLRNLLDQDFNPFTMKK